TCATTTACTTGCCAAATATGGCTTAAGTGTTCAGAATGTTAGCTTATGGTGGGGTGCATACCCTAGTGTAATTTCTAATGTTCTTTGGTCTGATTCTAATACCTTGTAAGCTTTATTGTTAATGAAGTAtgtttcctataaaaaaaaaaaaaaaaagaagtatgtAAAACTtttgttaaaagaaaattacagtTATGCCCTTAAATCCTTTTAAGTTGTGGTGTAGCTCGGAAGTTTCTGATTTTACGTGGCATGTCTCCTTTTTATATTAAACCATCTTGTATGGACCTTATTTTcaataaatgtttttttaatgataataaagGAGTTTTAAATTTATAGGATTtagtatgaaattatttttaacagtctgaatgtgtgtatatataaatatatatttttatgttattttgtaacTGGAGGCTATATGCAATAAAATCGGTATTCTATTTTTAAGAGGTTTGGGATTTGTTTCCTTAAATAGACTGATGTTTGAGTGAGAATTAGATTAAGTGAATAATtgatgattttgaaaaatgatggtattttaggaattatgaagattttatattttgaggaattagAACAGGTTAATTGAGCATTTCgggtttaaatattgaaattgtGTTTGACAAGAGATTTACAAGAATTAcgtgactattttataggtgtCCATTAATACTTACGCAGCAGTGTTAAGGAAATTTTCAAAAGGTTAAGAAGTTTAGGTAAACAGGGTTCCTAAACTAAACTTTGCTTAAAAGAAATGAACTGAAAttgattttggaaaaatatgcatgttttattatGAAAACAATTTTGGAAACACTTCAGTTAGTTTTTTTGTATTATTCAtgaaattttgtataagaataaagtatttttctggcatgactggtgtagacatgagttattttggcattttctttctgaactatgcaaaagagagcgaatatgaaattttgtacataaattatatttttatgatatgattttGTTATGTTCTGAAAAAGTTTTgtactctgatatgatatgatgtgatttaTGAAAACCTCTAGCGTgacattttgtttctgtttctgttctATTTTGACCATACCACGGGTGTAAAACTATGGCCCCCAGCCAACTTTTCTGTTTCCAGTTcacccactttggaagcaaAATGGTCTTTCCTGTGTGCATACCCAGGTCTCTGAGAATAATAAGGGAAAGattcacattttgtttttgcttggtTCGCCACTGGGGTTTGCACAAtcctaccacgggggttaaacatggaatTATGTTATAATGTGATATttcagttatgctatgccaaagaaattttgaataataatattttttgaactttcgctctaaTTTTTGTTAACATGTTTATGCTTCCACACTCTGAAAATGATAAGGAAAATGTTTTGTTCTGCATTCTGAattctgtaaatgctcatgtttggacattagtatatgttctctgattactgagttgttgataattcAACccttatctcaaaatattttttagataattttgatggttCAGCTGAAGAACAAGATTAGGAAGTTTTAGCAAGGTGTGATGATCGAAGTGGAATAAGTGTCTAAGGGTACAAGTGCTTATTTAAGGGTCATAGTtagtaaattgatttatttttagatgttttgatttgatgagttattgatatttttgagtttttggggggtttttaaattatgttattgaGAATTTCTTTATTATTCCTAGGAAGGAACATGGATATTTCGGTTgagtgaataaattaatattttatagagttaTCTGGATTTTATAGTTGTGGTATTAAAGTTGATATGAAGTAATAAGAGCTAATTCTCAGGACCTTTGGGAATGGGGCATTACAGCGATGATGCTTGCAGCACCACCTTGGTGCATGCAGTACTTCACTGCTCATGATGGCTTAGCCCAGatagtgtttaaaaaaaaaaacaaaactttgtAGCACCACTTGTGCGCGAATAACTTTCACagaaaaaagaagacaaaaaaaaaaaaaggccaatacagtttacatgcatatgctaataaaaatttataaattgggAACAACTAAATAATACCTCTGATACTAATGTAAGAAAGCACAATAGAAAATACCTCAAGCACAGCTTACTaagttgctccacaagtttaTCTAGTCTATAAAATCTCAAATCTCTTCTTACTGGTGAAGTGTACTACGTAGTGTAAATTAAAGTAACACTTAACAAATCCACAGCCTAAATACTATTTCAAGAGAGAAccaaaagagagagaactttttttttgggatgattACCAAGAACCAAATGAGGGGAGCTATATATAGCCCACCCACACAGCTGACCTCTTCACTCTGCCATTTAATTGCAGTAACACAACACGTTACATTGATTGTAACGCATAGGAGGAGAAAGGTCTGCCCATGTGGGTGCCCCTTCATCCAACAGTAAGGAACTACAAACTAAAAAAATGAGGCTCAATCTTaacaaaaacattaatataCGAAAACCCTTCAAAATGTTTCCTTTAAAATTCCACACAAATTAGTCTTGGGAGCAACAGGATGTCGTGAGATTAAGATAAATAACAGAGAGTGGGCAAGGgagtgagagaaaaaagataGCAAGCTTGAGATTGAAAGAGTTGCCTCAAGCTTCGACAAGACAACAGTGGGTGACAGCGCTAGAGGGAGAGACAGTGGCTAAGAGAAGGTTATAGTTTTTTTGTACAAAGGAACACGACTCACAAGAGATGGAAAGAATGGAGATTATCACAGATATTAATTTGAGCTGGTATTTTTGTAACTAgtagtatagttaattagtcaCTTTAGTTACTGTGGTTAACTACTTAATTACTACTCTTAGTTAGTTACTTTACctcctttacttttctttccttttctataTAAATACAGAACACGTATCTTGTAAGTTCTAGTTCAGATAATAAGAGATTAGAAAGTTTTCTTCCCAATCTTTCCAGGATTTATTCATTCTacttcatggtatcagagctcagATACCTAACTGCACATGTGGAGcatataaaaactatatttgtggtgCTACATGCATGATTTTGTAGTATCATCAGTGTCAAAACATCATAATGTTTCTTATGGGTTTAAATGTGGAGTTCTCGCATATTAGAGGGCAAATTCTATTGATGGAACCATTGCCATCAATTACTAAGGTTTTTTCCTTAGtaattcaagaggaaaaataagGGGATGTTGGGTCTATGGCTAGATCTGGAGTGGAAATAGTAGTCTTTATGAATAAAAGGTTGATAATGCAAGATCAAAGCTTGGAAAGCAACAATACAATAAGGTTTTATGTACTCACTGTGGTATGACAAACAACACGGTGGATAAGTGTTATAAACTGCATGGGTACCCTCCAAACTTCAAACAAAGGGGAAGAGTTTCATTAGCAAATCAAATAATGGTTCAACCTACGAGTACACACTTTGATCAAAATTTTGTGTCTTTCTCTGCAGAAGAATATCAGCAGCTACTTGCATTAATTCACCCACAACTATCTAATCAAAACACCATTCATCAAGCAGCCAATGTTTCCTCTAGCCAAAATGCATTACCTATTCTTTTAGGTAAAGCTAATAATACATTAGCATGCCTTTCAAGTTTTCAGCTTATTTAGTTGAATTTCCATATTTTGTTCATAACACCTGGATCATAGATATtgatgcaatagatcacattatATATTTAGCTAAGCTTTTCACTAAAATTACTCGAATCCCAAACAAATTTGTTAAACTCCCTAATGGAGAAAATGTTGCAATCACCTTTTTTGGGACTGTACAATTATCTGATAACTTAGTATTGAAAGATGTGTTATGTTTACCAAGTTTCTCATATAATCTTCTTTCATTTACTAAGCTGACTTCTAATCAGAATTGCTGTTTCATTTTCACGCCTCGTATTTGTTATATTCAGGGCCTTATCCGATGGAAGATGATTGAAAATGGTAGAAGAGTAGCTGGATTATATGTTCTACAGCAACCATCAGTGAGTGCAGTTAATAATTCCATTGTTTTACCAAGTGTCAATTCTATATCTAATTCGAGTTTTAGGATATGGCATAATAGGTTAGTCATCCAACATCATCCAGAATACTTGTTCTTGcaaaatccattccaaacattgtttctcaaaataaaattgtacATAATAATCATTGTACTATATGTCATTTGGCAAAATAGAAACGCCTATCTTTTCCAATTcattcatattaatttaatacTTCTTTCcatttgattcattgtgatatatggcATCACTTTCAACTCCTACTCATGatggttttaaactttttcTAATCATTGTTGATGATCACTCAAGATCAACTCGGGTGTATCTAATGAATTTCAAAGCTGaggtaaaatctatttttataagtttttacaatctaatccttatgcaatttaaaacaaaaacacaatGTGTAAGGATTGACAATGGTTTGGAATTCAAGATGAAGGATTTTTACTCTTCTAAAGGGATAATTAATCAAACTTCTTGTGttgaaactcctcaacaaaactCAATCGTTGAGAGAAAGCATCAACACCTTTTTAATGTAGCAAGAGCCTTAAGATTTCAATCTAATGTTCCTTTGAAATTCTAGGGTGAGTGTGTTTAACAACAACTTACATAATCAATCTTATTCCTTCTCACATTTTAAGTGATAAATCACCACATTAGATTCTATATGGAAATGTTCCCAAATATAGTCATCTAAAGGTTTTTGGCTGTTTGTGTTATGCATCTacttaaactcaaaacatatcTAAATTTTCTCCAAGGGCAAGAAAATGTATTATTGTAGGCTATCCTCTTGGAACAAAGGgatacaaattatttcatttagattctcaaatattttttgtatcccTAGATGTCATATTTCATGAATCTATATTTCCATTCCAAAATCCAATTTATAAACCTTCATCTTCTTTACTATTTGATGTTGTCTTGCCAAATTTCATTCTAGAATCATGTTCTTTTTCTAAGCCTCCTTTATTAACTTTCATACCTCAAAACCCATCATCAACTTCCTCATCTattccaaaaaattcaaatgttcATTCACTTTAAGATAATAATCATTTTCCTTCACTTTGAAAGTCAATTAGACAACACAAAACTCCTAGTTACTTGCAACATTATCATTGCAATCTAGCAACATCTATTACTATCTCATCatcttcaagctcaatttctacacaattagataataaatataacatttctgatctttttttttacaaatatatatctcCTTCTTATTGTACCTTTAGTGTTTCTATCTCATCTACTCTAGAACTTGAATTTTATGATCAAGCTGTTAAGCATTCCAATTGGAGAGATGCTATGTCCACTAAATTACTTGACTTAGAATCAAATAACATATGGATTCTAATTGATTTGACACCCAACAAAATCCCAATTAGTTGTAAATGGGTATATAAAACCAAGTATAATGTTGATGGTTCGATTGAAAGACACAAAGCTAGATTAGTATCCAAGGAGTATACATATAGGAAATTAAGGTCTGGACTATCTAGAAACTTTTTCTCCTGttgtaaaaattgtaatagtgcactttttttttttttaatctctagcAACTATTCATGATTGGCATTTGATACATTTAGATTTCAATAATGCTTCCTTATATAGAGATTTGGAAGAAATAGTATATATGAAACTACCTCCTGGGCATTTGAAGAAGGGGGACACAAGAGTTTGCAAATCGCAAAAGTCCTTATGTGGACTAAAGCAGGCTTCTAGGTAGTGGAACTCGAAGTTCACTGCACCTTGTTGAATCTGGGTTTTGTTCAATCTTAGTCAGATCATTCTTTGGTTACAAGGAAGCAAAATGATTCATTTGTTGTATTAttggtatatgttgatgacgTACTGCTATCAAATAGTAATTTAGATGATTTACAGTCCATTAAATCCTCTTTGAGTGAATGTTTCAAATTAAAGGACTTAGGTCCTTTCAAGTACCTTTTGGGCATGAAAATCGCATGATCTAATAAATGTGATAGCATAAGTATGCCTTAGAGTTACTTGAAGATGTTGGTTTGTTGGGATGTAAACCTGTTAATTTTCCAATGGACACCCATTGCAAGTTATCAAAGAATGATGGTGAGTTACTTGAAGATGTTTCTTCTTATAGAAGTATTATTGGTAGATTACTATATCTCACCAACCGAAGACTTGATATCACATATTCAGTAGACCATTTGAGTCAATTCCTTAATTCTCCTGGACTTCCACATATGCAAGCAGCCATCAGAATTTTGAAGTACatcaaaatggcaccaagataAGGCATTTTCTTCTCAGCTTCTTCAATTCACCTCAATGCTTTTGCTGGTTTAGATTGGACTAGTTGTCTCGATACAAGGAGGTCTACATCTGGTTATTGTATATTTCTTGGGGATTCACTCATCTCCTTtaaatccaaaaagaaaaagacaatctGAAGGTCTTCTGTAGAGGCTGAATATAGGTCCATGGCCTATGCTGTTTATGAATTAACATGGCTACAGTCTTTGCTTTCAGATATGCATCAACAACATCCTCATGCTTCCCTACTATTCAATGATGACCAACCTGCCATCCATATTACAGCCAACCCTGTATTTCACGAGAGAACTAAGTATATTGACTAAGGGTTTAAAAATAAACCGAAAAATCAGAAAATCGGCATGGACTGGTTGGTTCGATCTACCTTTCGATCGGTTTGGTCTAGAAtcggttcttttattttaaaaactggTCAAATCTGGTCCGGAATTGGTTTTAGATTTTCTAACACCagatcggaccggaccggtttacatattatatatatttgattaatttttaatattatatgtaatatattttatattatatataatatatatgaatgaaataatatattttaatttataacataacattttaaacataaatatttatttgatcgtttgttttaaatataatatatatatattaaatacattttattgtctaataaattctcaatatatttcttttgataaatacattagtaatactaatatacttaatatattaaaaccagaCCAGAACTTGTGAAACCGGAAGTACCGATTTAGGGGGGTAACAGGTGtgtaatcggttttaaaaaatgcaaaactggTGTTACCGGTTTagtcctagattttgtccaaaactggATTAAACCAGACCAGTTACACCTCTAAATTATTGAGTTTGACTGTCATTtgattagagaaatgattcaagTTGAAGTCCTTCGAACGCTACACGTTTCTTCAAGTCATTAACTTGCTGATTTACTTACAACACTTCTTAGGTCTGCTATTCTTCACTCTTTGTTATTCAAGATGAATGTTAATAACATTTTCCATTCATCTGGAGATGTACAATCATAGATATTAATTTGAGttggtatttttgtaattagTAGTATAGTTAATTGGTTACTTTAGTTACTGTGGTTAACTACTTAGTTACTATTCTTAGTTAGTTACTTTACcttctttacttttctttccttttctgtaTAAATACAGAATACGTATCTTGTAAGTTCTAGTTCAGATAATAAGAGATCAGAAAGTTTTCTTCTCACTCTTTCCAGGATTTGTTCATTCTGCTTCagagatgattttatatttatattttggatgtAATCTGGTGTGAACAATATTTtggatatttatatttatatttatatgttccTTGGTGTATTTCTCTACTTTATAGTAGTGTGCACAATGATACGAAAATAAAGCTGCTCCATTTCTAAATTTCCATAGCAATTACAGCTAAAACTAGATTTAGGACAATAGGCACATCATAAAGCTGACTGACCTCAGCAAACTTCATAGTGCTACTTCATATGACACAATCATTCATATTAATGTTTCTCCCAAAGTAGAAGTCCATTCGCTTCGTGTGTATGCTTGACTAGAAGAACTTGCTGTGCTAGACAGGCCTTTTCTAAGAATGAAAGCTGGTTGTCTAGGAGTTGGAATTGTCACAGTCTCACCATCAAGCATGGTACTGATATTTGACATGTTGGGGCGGTCACTTGGGTCTTCTTGTACGCATAAGAATGCAATATTAATGCATTTCAAGAACTGATCAACATCGCAACTCTCCCGCAAGGATTGGTCCATTGAGTCCAACACCCTGTTTTCTTCCCACGATCTCCATGCCTGATACATTTTTTAAGTAGATATTGGTATGAAGAATAAGATGACAAAAAACAGAGCTGATGATTATGAAAAGCTATAAATTGCTTACATAATCTACAAGGCTCATGGCTTCTTCTGATTGATAAAATCCTGTATTCTTTTTTCCACATATTATCTCAAGGAGAACTATgccaaaactataaacatcgGATTTGACTAAGAAAATTCCATTTAATGCATACTCCGGAGACATATAGCCCCTGCATTAAGATAATTTTCAGTCAACAAAGTTGGCACATGCATGAGTTCTGTTCAATGGAGTTTGAAGATTGAGAATTGTGGTATTATAGTATACAAAACCAGCTTTCAAAGTTATATTGCTACCATAAACTTACAAAGTTCCGGCTATTTGGGTTGTGTTATCCCCAATTTCTTTTCCTCCAACAATCCTTGCCAAACCAAAGTCAGATATTTTGGGGTTCATCTCCTCATCAAGTAGAATGTTGCTGGCTTTCAGATCTCTATGGATGATCCTCAATCTAGAGTCTTGGTGAAGATAAAGAAGTCCTCTAGTTATTCCCAAGATAATGTTGAAGCGAATCTTCCAGTCCAAAAGGATGCTCAAATTTTTATCTTGCAAGGTTTCCATTTTCCATCGAAGAGCACAATTTTAGAACAGAAACAGATTAAACTTTTACTCAAATAAGATACAGATTTATCAAGCACTATAAGAAAATGAGGATTTGGTTTAGAAACTAACCAAAGATAAATGAGTCTAAGCTTTTGTTTGGCATGTACTCATAAAGTAAAATCTTTTCATCTACATTTATGCAATATCCTCGAAGTCTAACAAGATTCCTATGTTGAAGTTTTGAAATCAGCACCACCTCATTTTTAAATTCCTGTAAGCCTTGTCGTGATACAGTTGAGAGCCTCTTTACAGCAATTTCTTTACCTCCTGGAAATGTACCCTGGGACAAAAGTATACACAATATTACTGCTAACATAAACTATTGCAATGAACATACTAAATGATGTTTCTAAATTACCAGGTAAACAGGCCCGTAGCCCCCCTGCCCGAGCCTGTTTGCATCTGAGAAGTTATTTGTAGCAGCTAGTATGCATTCCAAATCAAAAAAGGGTACTTCTATGCCTTGCTCATCTTCTTCTATGGACCCAACTGAGTCTATCAAGTCTTTGACATGTCTTTCACTGTCCAATGCGTGAAgtgcttcttttcttttctctcttatcACTTCTGAATTCAGTAGACAACATGTTTAGTATTTACATGTTAATTACAAGATTCAGCTACTAGTGGTTTCATTCTGAATCAAATGGGGTATAAAACTAACGATTGAGGAGTTACCTTGCCTCTTGGCCATCTTTcttatatacataaaaataatgatgCAAGCGAGAGCAGTCACAACACATGCAAGAGTTAACACCACAATGAGGGGCAATGGAATCTTTCTCGTTGAAGGCTCCTCTAAAGACTTAGGAAAATCACGTTCTACAAGAAACAAAGAGGCCTTGTCTCACttagatatttaaaatattgaaatggATTTTCTTGAATAGATTTGTGAGGATATTCAAGAtcaaatggaaatggaaaaacagATATTGTTAAATAAGAAAGTAGTTTCAATAGAATAGCTTCCTCTTTAGCAATAACATCACACGGGTCTAATCTGCAGAGGCATCTGATATATTCATCCTAACCTTTAgtacaattcaaatttttgccATCCCATTGGAAGTTTGGATGGCAAAGGCACCTCAGCTTTCCTTCTCTTGTTGCATTGCAAGTTGAATTTGGCCAATCCTTGCAGTCCGTGGATGAAGTACAGGTTGGCTCCATTGGTGGGTCCCAACTAATCTGTATGCCgactttatttttcctttgtgaTCTAGAACCCTCCGATCTGCCTTCAAATTGATAAGTGGAGTTGCCTACCTCAGTAATCAACTTATCGGTCGAATTAAGTGGCAATGACTCATTGAGCCACGGAATTATTCTTGAATTTCTAGCGTAAGGATATTCTTGAATGACTTGGATGACAAAGTTTCGTGTACTTGGATCGATGCCAATAACACGATGGGCGCCATCAGGTGCCTTGAAACTAACCTGGCCTGACGAGGTATTGCAGTCGAAAATGAAGTACATGGGATCACCACAATCTTCACCTGTGCTCAAGGGATAGGGGATCGCATATGTGCCACAAGGCTCACAAGTCCTTGAAGTTGATTCTACAAGAGTATAAAGttcaaaattagaaaatatacACTAAAAATTGAGCTTTGCCCCTTTTAGTTTTAGGAACCTGTTTAGCATTAAAACGTGTTACAGATCTGCCATGTAGAGTTTTCAAACTGCCTaacaaaattaaagattttgaagGGGAGAGGTGATTGTTTCTCAGTTCCTTTTccatcttctcttttttctaaaAGTAGTTATAATACATTGGCCAAATCGATGCCTATTGGTCCAATCAACTCCATAATATCATGACATTTTTAAAAGGATTACCTATGTCAGCTTTTGCTACGCGAACAGAGAGGTTACGGCCCGGGTGCTGATATTCCTCTTGAAGATTATGTATATACTCACTCCAAATCCAGCAGATGTTGTCACTAACGGTAGTATCACCTCTTTGCGTGCTCTTTCCAGCTTCCTGATATGAATAAGCGACGCACTGGCTATTTTTAAGGCAATACTCCTCTTCACATTCCGTTTTATTTGTTACTTTGAAATTTGAGCCTGCGTTGCTCACTTTCATCATCTTTAATCTCAAGAACGCATCGATCTTATTTGATGTCGATGTCAAATTTCTGGCGCACCCACCAGAAAAATCTCCGTAAACCCAATAATTAACAGGGTCGATAGGCTTGAACCCCGGCAAACATTTGCATAGAAATGGCCAATTGTTAATATTGCAGCTACCAAATTTCCCACAATAGTTATAAATGCCACATTCGTCTTCCGGCTTCGACCATGTCAGAGACCAAATGCGTTTCGTCTCATTCCAGGCCAGGTACTGCAACTGCCCATTGTTATTCATTACCAACCTTGTGAAATTTGAACTTCGATTAGTCGGCAGGTGTATTGTTGTGTATTTCAGGAGGCCGGATTTATTGTCAGGTCTGACGCTCTTGCTGAAATTGCATAACAAGAAGTCTATGGCATAAGGCATTACATTTGAGCTCGAGAAAGTACCTGGCATCTGGTTTTTCCCGTGAGGGAGAGATTTTTTTGACACAACATAGTGGTCCTCTCCTTGTTGATCTTGATCTAGCTTAAACGTATATGGCCCTCTTTGAGGGTCATCATCGGCTTGCCATGAAGTTAATATGAGGTTTTCATCCATCTTCATACCTGAAAGAAAAGTATCGGTTGGATTTTTGCAGCTCTCCCACAAACTCGTCGGCATGTGATCATCGCTTAACACTAAGTTTCCAGAATCCAGGAGCTTCACAGATCGGTTTGTAGAGATGGCTATCTCAAGAGCTGTAGACCAATACGGTTTCCCAGTAGTGCTATCCAATACCTTCAGGTTTCCATCTTCTGCAATTCGGAAAACACCAGTAACGTCCTCCAGCAATGGGTTGTCTCGGTTGGCAACCCATACAACTGTATCTCGGTCCCATTTATAGCATATTCCGacgaatattttggggatagaGGTGTTGCTTCTAGTGGTAAAGAATCTGAGTTCAGACGTTCCTCCAGCGGAGACAAGAGTTCCACTCCCAGAAATAGACTCGCCATGCTTAAGAATATCTCCAGGATAGCAATAATTTACGTGGAGAGAGGAACACAAGAAGAAAAAGACGCAAGAAAGCAAGCATCTCGACGACGATCGTCTGTCGAGTGTTCTTCTATGGCTTGCCATTCATTCATTCTCAGAAAGCTGGCAGCCTGGCAATAGTGATTTCCCCTCCGACCGAGCACATGACTCACAGCGCATAATAAATGTTCATCCGCATAGATTTTAAATACATGAATGGACAGAGGATTAacgaaaattataaaattatttttattataaataaatttaatatacgaaaatatattaatttataaatttaattttataaaatttatttacagtGGTACGGTAGCACTACTTGGGACGAACAATATTAATCGACGTAATCATGTCGATTGTATTATTGAAGTTGAGGTTTATCATTATTTAAGAGATTATGTTTATTGTTTACCTCAACGGATTGTccaaaaaaaacattttaatgaatataagataaatttaatttttaaatattctattcACAAAAGTCACTATATtggaatagttatttttttattataaaataataaaataatataaaataaatttaattttcactattCATATTAAAtctctatattagattataccttaattcattatatagtaatcattaattaataattaaaaaaatatttaatttctttaattattaatttatttaattttatcattttttattattttacctattaaatgttaattagtaactatattctaattaaattaataattaggagtaatataaagtaataaaataaacatttgttCCTCAAACAGTAACAACCGAATTTAACTTTATATTTATCAATACTATAGTTGAAAGCCAAGTAATTTGAGTTTAGCTAATCCATTAAATGCCTATTTTCATGTCTAATAGT
The genomic region above belongs to Carya illinoinensis cultivar Pawnee chromosome 4, C.illinoinensisPawnee_v1, whole genome shotgun sequence and contains:
- the LOC122307364 gene encoding G-type lectin S-receptor-like serine/threonine-protein kinase At4g03230 isoform X2, which produces MASHRRTLDRRSSSRCLLSCVFFFLCSSLHVNYCYPGDILKHGESISGSGTLVSAGGTSELRFFTTRSNTSIPKIFVGICYKWDRDTVVWVANRDNPLLEDVTGVFRIAEDGNLKVLDSTTGKPYWSTALEIAISTNRSVKLLDSGNLVLSDDHMPTSLWESCKNPTDTFLSGMKMDENLILTSWQADDDPQRGPYTFKLDQDQQGEDHYVVSKKSLPHGKNQMPGTFSSSNVMPYAIDFLLCNFSKSVRPDNKSGLLKYTTIHLPTNRSSNFTRLVMNNNGQLQYLAWNETKRIWSLTWSKPEDECGIYNYCGKFGSCNINNWPFLCKCLPGFKPIDPVNYWVYGDFSGGCARNLTSTSNKIDAFLRLKMMKVSNAGSNFKVTNKTECEEEYCLKNSQCVAYSYQEAGKSTQRGDTTVSDNICWIWSEYIHNLQEEYQHPGRNLSVRVAKADIESTSRTCEPCGTYAIPYPLSTGEDCGDPMYFIFDCNTSSGQVSFKAPDGAHRVIGIDPSTRNFVIQVIQEYPYARNSRIIPWLNESLPLNSTDKLITEVGNSTYQFEGRSEGSRSQRKNKVGIQISWDPPMEPTCTSSTDCKDWPNSTCNATREGKLRCLCHPNFQWDGKNLNCTKERDFPKSLEEPSTRKIPLPLIVVLTLACVVTALACIIIFMYIRKMAKRQVIREKRKEALHALDSERHVKDLIDSVGSIEEDEQGIEVPFFDLECILAATNNFSDANRLGQGGYGPVYLGTFPGGKEIAVKRLSTVSRQGLQEFKNEVVLISKLQHRNLVRLRGYCINVDEKILLYEYMPNKSLDSFIFDKNLSILLDWKIRFNIILGITRGLLYLHQDSRLRIIHRDLKASNILLDEEMNPKISDFGLARIVGGKEIGDNTTQIAGTLGYMSPEYALNGIFLVKSDVYSFGIVLLEIICGKKNTGFYQSEEAMSLVDYAWRSWEENRVLDSMDQSLRESCDVDQFLKCINIAFLCVQEDPSDRPNMSNISTMLDGETVTIPTPRQPAFILRKGLSSTASSSSQAYTRSEWTSTLGETLI
- the LOC122307364 gene encoding G-type lectin S-receptor-like serine/threonine-protein kinase At4g03230 isoform X1, whose protein sequence is MASHRRTLDRRSSSRCLLSCVFFFLCSSLHVNYCYPGDILKHGESISGSGTLVSAGGTSELRFFTTRSNTSIPKIFVGICYKWDRDTVVWVANRDNPLLEDVTGVFRIAEDGNLKVLDSTTGKPYWSTALEIAISTNRSVKLLDSGNLVLSDDHMPTSLWESCKNPTDTFLSGMKMDENLILTSWQADDDPQRGPYTFKLDQDQQGEDHYVVSKKSLPHGKNQMPGTFSSSNVMPYAIDFLLCNFSKSVRPDNKSGLLKYTTIHLPTNRSSNFTRLVMNNNGQLQYLAWNETKRIWSLTWSKPEDECGIYNYCGKFGSCNINNWPFLCKCLPGFKPIDPVNYWVYGDFSGGCARNLTSTSNKIDAFLRLKMMKVSNAGSNFKVTNKTECEEEYCLKNSQCVAYSYQEAGKSTQRGDTTVSDNICWIWSEYIHNLQEEYQHPGRNLSVRVAKADIESTSRTCEPCGTYAIPYPLSTGEDCGDPMYFIFDCNTSSGQVSFKAPDGAHRVIGIDPSTRNFVIQVIQEYPYARNSRIIPWLNESLPLNSTDKLITEVGNSTYQFEGRSEGSRSQRKNKVGIQISWDPPMEPTCTSSTDCKDWPNSTCNATREGKLRCLCHPNFQWDGKNLNCTKERDFPKSLEEPSTRKIPLPLIVVLTLACVVTALACIIIFMYIRKMAKRQEVIREKRKEALHALDSERHVKDLIDSVGSIEEDEQGIEVPFFDLECILAATNNFSDANRLGQGGYGPVYLGTFPGGKEIAVKRLSTVSRQGLQEFKNEVVLISKLQHRNLVRLRGYCINVDEKILLYEYMPNKSLDSFIFDKNLSILLDWKIRFNIILGITRGLLYLHQDSRLRIIHRDLKASNILLDEEMNPKISDFGLARIVGGKEIGDNTTQIAGTLGYMSPEYALNGIFLVKSDVYSFGIVLLEIICGKKNTGFYQSEEAMSLVDYAWRSWEENRVLDSMDQSLRESCDVDQFLKCINIAFLCVQEDPSDRPNMSNISTMLDGETVTIPTPRQPAFILRKGLSSTASSSSQAYTRSEWTSTLGETLI